TTCACCAGAAGTCCCATCAACGAGAAAATGTACAACGTTGCAAAGACCACCGCGTAATCGCGATTGATGATGGATTCAAACCCGAGCAGCCCGAGACCATCCAGCGAGAATATCGTCTCGATCAACAGCGAGCCGGCAAAGAAGGACGAGATGAAAGCACCCGGGAAACCGGCCACCACGATCAGCATCGCGTTCCGGAACACATGGCCGTAGAGAACCTGGCTTTCCGTCAACCCTTTTGCGCGCGCGGTAATCACGTACTGCTTGCGGATCTCATCCAGGAAGGAGTTCTTGGTGAGCAGCGTTGTCGTCGCAAAAGCCGACAGAACCATCGCTGTCAGCGGCAAGGCCAGGTGCCAGAAATAGTCGAGGATCCGTTCCGGCCAGGACAGGCTCTCCCAATTGTCGGACACCAATCCCCTCAGCGGGAAGATGTCCCAGAAGGACCCGCCGGCGAAGAGAACGATCAAAAGAACCGCAAACAGGAACCCTGGGATCGCATAGGCGACCACGATGACCCCGGAGGTCCAAACATCAAAGCGCGAGCCATCGCTCACCGCCTTGCGGATGCCAAGCGGGATCGAGACCGCATAGGAAATCAGCGTCATCCAGAGACCGAGCGAAATCGACACGGGCAGTTTTTCGGCGATCAGGTCGAGGATGCGAATGTCCCGGAAATAACTGTCTCCGAAATCAAACCGCGC
This window of the Roseibium alexandrii DFL-11 genome carries:
- a CDS encoding microcin C ABC transporter permease YejB, which produces MGAYILRRLLLMIPTLVGIMAINFFIIQFAPGGPVERVIAQISGTDVDATSRISGGGSDMGNIGNESSGASAGGGDSVTSKYRGAQGLDPEFIKELEAQFGFDKPPLERFLNMLWNYARFDFGDSYFRDIRILDLIAEKLPVSISLGLWMTLISYAVSIPLGIRKAVSDGSRFDVWTSGVIVVAYAIPGFLFAVLLIVLFAGGSFWDIFPLRGLVSDNWESLSWPERILDYFWHLALPLTAMVLSAFATTTLLTKNSFLDEIRKQYVITARAKGLTESQVLYGHVFRNAMLIVVAGFPGAFISSFFAGSLLIETIFSLDGLGLLGFESIINRDYAVVFATLYIFSLMGLLVNLISDLTYTWIDPRIDFESREV